The proteins below are encoded in one region of Aquisphaera giovannonii:
- a CDS encoding glycosyltransferase family 9 protein, which translates to MLHSPPGRMAILRALKLGDMLCAVPALRAIRSAFPAAEVVLVGLPWASEFVARYPAYLDGFREFPGYPGLPEREPDLARLPGFLGEMRAERFDLAIQMHGSGRISNAVVAEFGARITAGFYEPGIMCPDPATFLPFPERGLELRRLLQLTAHLGIPPDGEALEFPLSEAERSGAAALAHSIGIGSRDFVCIHGGASVPERRWPVDRFAEVADAMAGRGLEVVLTGSGAEVGITGAIARAMRAPAIDLAGRTPLGTLAAILERARLLVCNDTGVSHLADALGLPSVVISTGDNPDRWAPADRIRHRVLCRNSGVPAAEVLREALDLLSEPRRPASSPGRPLASEVRDVGRYAGSLL; encoded by the coding sequence ATGCTGCACTCGCCGCCCGGGCGGATGGCCATCCTGCGCGCCTTGAAGCTGGGCGACATGCTCTGCGCCGTCCCGGCCTTGCGGGCGATCCGGTCGGCATTCCCCGCCGCCGAGGTGGTGCTCGTGGGCCTGCCCTGGGCGAGCGAGTTCGTCGCCCGCTATCCGGCCTACCTCGACGGGTTCCGGGAGTTTCCGGGCTACCCGGGCCTGCCGGAGCGGGAGCCCGACCTCGCCCGGCTCCCGGGCTTCCTCGGGGAGATGCGTGCCGAGCGATTCGACCTCGCCATCCAGATGCACGGATCGGGGCGGATCTCCAACGCGGTCGTCGCGGAGTTCGGCGCCCGAATCACCGCCGGATTCTATGAGCCGGGGATCATGTGTCCCGATCCCGCGACGTTCCTCCCCTTCCCCGAGCGGGGCCTCGAGCTGAGGCGGCTGCTGCAACTGACGGCCCACCTGGGCATCCCGCCCGACGGCGAGGCACTGGAATTCCCGCTGTCCGAGGCGGAGCGATCGGGGGCGGCGGCCCTGGCCCATTCGATTGGCATCGGTTCACGCGATTTCGTGTGCATCCACGGCGGGGCGAGCGTGCCCGAGCGGAGATGGCCGGTCGACCGCTTCGCCGAAGTCGCCGACGCGATGGCGGGGCGGGGCCTGGAGGTCGTGCTGACCGGGTCGGGGGCGGAGGTCGGGATCACCGGGGCCATCGCCCGGGCGATGCGGGCCCCCGCGATCGACCTGGCGGGCAGGACCCCGCTGGGGACGCTGGCGGCGATCCTCGAGCGGGCGCGGCTGCTCGTCTGCAACGACACGGGCGTCTCGCACCTGGCCGACGCGCTGGGGCTGCCCAGCGTCGTGATCTCCACGGGCGACAACCCCGACCGCTGGGCGCCGGCGGACCGGATTCGGCACCGGGTCCTCTGCCGCAACTCGGGCGTGCCCGCGGCGGAGGTGCTCCGCGAGGCGCTGGACCTCCTGTCCGAGCCAAGACGCCCGGCCTCCTCCCCCGGCCGCCCCCTCGCGTCCGAGGTGAGGGACGTCGGCCGATACGCAGGGAGCCTCCTATGA
- a CDS encoding glycosyltransferase — MTARPLRVLTWHVHGNYLLYLSQAEVEFYLPVAPGRPGYGGRGDSFPFLARVRDVPAEAVRDLELDCILFQNWRNYLEDQYEILSEEQRALPRIYLEHDPPQEHPTNTRHPVDDPNTLLVHVTPFNELMWDSGRTPTRVIEHGVFVPEGVRHTGEVSRGIVVVNHLKRRGRRLGADVFERARGEVPLDLVGMDAESLGGLGEVRPLELAAFEARYRFFFNPIRYTSLGLAVIEAMMVGMPIVGLATTEMATAVRDGVSGFVSTDVGRLIEGMKHLVADPAEARRLGEGARLAASERFAIRRFAGEWEGTFSDVAGRPTRERSTVAPGFGATP, encoded by the coding sequence ATGACCGCGAGACCCCTTCGCGTCCTGACCTGGCACGTCCACGGCAATTACCTGCTGTACCTGTCCCAGGCGGAGGTGGAGTTCTATCTCCCCGTCGCCCCGGGGCGGCCGGGCTACGGCGGCCGGGGGGACTCGTTCCCCTTCCTGGCCCGGGTCCGGGACGTCCCCGCCGAGGCCGTCCGCGACCTGGAACTCGACTGCATCCTGTTCCAGAACTGGCGGAATTACCTCGAAGATCAGTACGAGATCCTCAGCGAGGAGCAGCGGGCCCTCCCCCGCATCTACCTCGAGCACGACCCGCCTCAGGAGCATCCCACCAACACGCGGCACCCGGTGGACGACCCGAACACGCTGCTCGTCCACGTCACGCCGTTCAACGAGCTGATGTGGGACAGCGGGCGGACGCCGACCCGCGTCATCGAGCACGGCGTCTTCGTGCCCGAGGGGGTGCGCCACACCGGGGAGGTCTCCCGGGGGATCGTCGTCGTCAATCACCTGAAACGCCGGGGACGCCGCCTCGGCGCCGACGTCTTCGAGCGGGCACGCGGGGAGGTCCCCCTCGACCTCGTCGGGATGGACGCCGAGTCGCTCGGCGGCCTGGGCGAGGTCCGGCCCCTGGAGTTGGCGGCGTTCGAGGCGCGTTATCGCTTCTTCTTCAACCCGATCCGCTACACCAGCCTCGGGCTGGCCGTGATCGAGGCGATGATGGTCGGCATGCCCATCGTCGGCCTGGCGACGACCGAGATGGCCACGGCCGTGCGGGACGGCGTCTCCGGCTTCGTCTCCACCGACGTCGGGCGGCTCATCGAGGGGATGAAGCACCTCGTGGCCGACCCCGCGGAGGCACGCCGCTTGGGAGAGGGCGCACGCCTCGCGGCCTCGGAGCGGTTTGCGATCCGCCGCTTCGCGGGGGAATGGGAAGGGACCTTCTCGGACGTGGCCGGGCGTCCCACGCGAGAACGATCGACGGTCGCCCCCGGCTTCGGAGCCACGCCATGA
- a CDS encoding glycosyltransferase family 4 protein, producing MKRRLLWISEHASPLATLGGADSGGQNVYVAQVARHLAAAGHEVDILTRRDAADLPSAVLSADGVRVVHVPAGPPEPVRKEDLLGYMGEFAEFAIRHARRRGGKYDLVHANFFMSALVACEIKRATGVPFVVTFHALGKVRRVHQGGADSFPQERLAIEERAVAEADRVIAECPQDEQDLLEHYRADPRKVETIPCGFDHSEFGPIDRAEARRRLGLPADGPIVLQLGRMVPRKGVDNVIRGLARLRSSRGVAARLLVVGGESREPDPAATPEIGRLLEVAREEGVADAVTFVGSRGRRELRDYYAAADVFASTPWYEPFGITPLEAMACGTPVVGAAVGGIKATVVDGETGYLVPPHDPEALAARLADLLGDPAGAREFGRRAIRHVNARYTWRSVAGSISDLYEVVLGTHRGTRAGAGRLARSTAARVLAHPG from the coding sequence ATGAAGCGTCGCCTTCTCTGGATCAGCGAGCATGCCTCGCCCCTCGCCACCCTCGGCGGCGCGGACAGCGGTGGCCAGAACGTCTACGTCGCCCAGGTCGCCCGGCACCTCGCCGCGGCGGGGCATGAGGTGGACATCCTGACCCGGCGGGACGCCGCCGACCTCCCGTCCGCGGTCCTCTCCGCCGACGGCGTCCGCGTCGTCCACGTCCCGGCCGGCCCGCCGGAGCCGGTGCGGAAGGAAGACCTCCTCGGGTACATGGGGGAGTTCGCCGAGTTCGCGATCCGCCACGCCCGGCGACGCGGCGGCAAGTACGACCTCGTGCACGCGAATTTCTTCATGTCGGCGCTCGTGGCCTGCGAGATCAAGCGGGCGACGGGCGTCCCCTTCGTCGTGACGTTCCACGCCCTGGGCAAGGTCCGGCGGGTGCACCAGGGGGGCGCCGACTCGTTCCCTCAGGAGCGCCTGGCCATCGAGGAGCGGGCCGTGGCGGAGGCCGATCGGGTGATCGCCGAGTGCCCGCAGGACGAGCAGGACCTCCTGGAGCACTACCGCGCCGACCCGCGGAAGGTCGAGACGATCCCCTGCGGATTCGACCACTCGGAATTCGGCCCCATCGATCGGGCCGAGGCCAGGCGGAGGCTGGGCCTCCCCGCCGACGGGCCGATCGTGCTCCAGCTCGGCCGCATGGTCCCCCGGAAGGGGGTGGACAACGTCATCCGCGGCCTCGCCCGACTGCGGTCGTCCCGAGGGGTGGCCGCGCGCCTGCTGGTGGTGGGGGGCGAGTCTCGCGAGCCCGACCCGGCGGCCACGCCGGAGATCGGCCGGCTGCTGGAGGTGGCGCGCGAGGAGGGCGTGGCGGACGCGGTCACCTTCGTCGGCAGCCGGGGCCGTCGGGAGCTCCGCGACTACTACGCCGCGGCCGACGTCTTCGCCTCGACCCCCTGGTACGAGCCGTTCGGGATCACGCCCCTGGAGGCGATGGCCTGCGGCACGCCGGTGGTCGGGGCGGCGGTGGGCGGGATCAAGGCGACGGTCGTGGACGGGGAGACGGGCTACCTCGTCCCTCCGCATGACCCCGAGGCCCTCGCCGCACGCCTCGCCGACCTGCTGGGCGACCCCGCCGGGGCCCGGGAGTTCGGCCGCAGGGCGATCCGCCACGTCAACGCCCGGTACACCTGGCGCTCGGTCGCCGGGTCCATCTCGGATCTCTACGAGGTCGTGCTCGGGACCCATCGGGGCACGCGAGCCGGGGCCGGTCGCCTGGCGCGGTCGACCGCGGCGAGGGTGCTCGCGCACCCGGGCTGA
- a CDS encoding SDR family oxidoreductase, producing the protein MAELNGKVALVTGGGRGLGEAICRNLAGAGAVVLAGDVRDDLVEQVVGSIRGNGGRAESLRLDVTDEEGASDAIERIVGRHGRLDVLVNNAGIDLTVSVDQLSVADWDRILAVNLRGPFLMSKLALAKMRGQGGGQIVNIVSTAAKRAWANASAYHASKWGLLGLSHALHVEARPLKIKVTAVVAGGMRTPFLLDRFPDLDPGVLQDPANVAETVRFVLSQPDETVIPEVLVLPMRESSWP; encoded by the coding sequence GTGGCGGAGTTGAACGGGAAGGTCGCGCTCGTGACGGGGGGAGGTCGGGGCCTCGGTGAGGCGATCTGCCGCAACCTCGCGGGCGCCGGGGCGGTGGTGCTCGCCGGGGACGTGCGAGACGACCTCGTCGAGCAGGTCGTCGGCTCGATCCGGGGCAACGGCGGCCGGGCCGAGTCCCTGCGGCTCGACGTCACCGACGAGGAAGGGGCCTCGGACGCGATCGAGCGCATCGTCGGGCGGCACGGCCGCCTCGACGTCCTGGTCAACAACGCGGGGATCGACCTGACCGTCTCGGTCGACCAGCTCTCCGTGGCCGACTGGGACCGCATCCTCGCCGTCAACCTGCGCGGGCCTTTCCTGATGTCCAAGCTCGCCCTGGCCAAGATGCGGGGGCAGGGGGGCGGGCAAATCGTGAACATCGTCTCGACCGCCGCGAAGCGGGCGTGGGCCAACGCCTCGGCCTACCACGCCAGCAAGTGGGGCCTGCTCGGCCTGAGCCATGCCCTGCACGTCGAGGCCCGGCCGCTGAAGATCAAGGTCACCGCGGTCGTGGCCGGCGGCATGCGGACGCCGTTCCTGCTGGACCGGTTCCCGGACCTGGACCCGGGCGTCCTCCAGGACCCGGCGAACGTGGCCGAGACCGTGCGATTCGTCCTCTCCCAGCCGGACGAGACCGTCATCCCCGAGGTGCTGGTCCTGCCGATGCGCGAGAGCTCGTGGCCCTGA
- a CDS encoding D-glycero-alpha-D-manno-heptose-1,7-bisphosphate 7-phosphatase, with translation METHRAAFLDKDGTLVVDVPYNVDPDQIRLAPGAAEGLVLLRDAGFRLIVISNQSGVARGLFAEAAIAAVRGRLGELLGEIGVALDGFYYCPHHPQGVVPEYAVACECRKPQPGMILAAARDHAIDLGRSWFLGDILDDVEAGRRAGCRTALIANGNETEWERSPLRWPDVVARDLAEAARLITAAPDAGPRPDANIHPTGE, from the coding sequence ATGGAAACCCACCGCGCGGCATTCCTGGACAAGGATGGGACCTTGGTCGTGGACGTCCCGTACAACGTCGATCCCGACCAGATCCGGCTGGCGCCGGGGGCCGCCGAGGGGCTCGTCCTCCTCCGCGACGCCGGGTTCCGGCTGATCGTGATCTCGAACCAGTCGGGCGTCGCGCGGGGCCTCTTCGCCGAGGCGGCCATCGCGGCGGTCCGCGGACGGCTCGGCGAGCTGCTCGGGGAGATCGGCGTGGCGCTCGACGGCTTCTACTACTGCCCGCACCATCCGCAAGGCGTCGTGCCGGAATATGCGGTGGCCTGCGAGTGCCGCAAGCCCCAGCCCGGCATGATCCTCGCGGCGGCCCGCGACCACGCGATCGACCTGGGCCGCTCCTGGTTCCTCGGCGACATCCTCGACGACGTCGAGGCGGGCCGCCGGGCCGGCTGCCGGACGGCGCTCATCGCCAACGGCAACGAGACCGAATGGGAACGCTCGCCCCTGCGGTGGCCGGACGTCGTGGCACGCGACCTCGCCGAGGCCGCCCGGCTGATCACGGCCGCCCCCGACGCGGGCCCTCGACCCGACGCGAACATCCACCCGACCGGAGAATGA
- the rfaE2 gene encoding D-glycero-beta-D-manno-heptose 1-phosphate adenylyltransferase — protein sequence MSTSLPRIVDAFAGLHVLVIGESMLDCYLQGSTSRLCPEAPVPIVDFGARSEQPGGAANSAFNALCLGAEVSFLSVVGDDPEGESVVRQLARRGIDPADVLSQRGRRTLAKQRVLAGSQLLLRLDSGDTGPISPEVEDRLVDRLVGLWRRCDAAVVSDYGYGVLSPRVIGKLGELQSDLPRILVVDSKRLALYRDASPTAVKPNCREALRLLDVPGPSSASERVDWMAARGARILDISGARIASVTLDSEGALVFERDRPAYRTFAKADRDSRVAGAGDTFAATIALALAAGAETPAAADLASAASAVVIGKEGTATCSAAELRDRVSPAGKSLADRAELADCVAGHRRLGRRIVFTNGCFDILHRGHISYLSRAKALGDVLIVGVNSDEGIRRLKGPTRPINALEDRLQVLSALSCVDHVIPFDEPTPHELIRVVRPDTFVKGGDYTRATLPEASLVEEFGGTVEILSFLADRSTTDIIARIRRAYGEGAGGADGHPPLGAAADTWADHAPALGGGNGV from the coding sequence GTGAGCACCAGCCTGCCCCGGATCGTCGACGCCTTCGCCGGGCTGCACGTCCTCGTCATCGGCGAGTCGATGCTGGACTGCTACCTCCAGGGCTCGACCAGCCGGCTCTGCCCGGAGGCGCCGGTGCCGATCGTCGACTTCGGGGCAAGGTCCGAGCAGCCCGGTGGAGCCGCGAACTCGGCCTTCAACGCGCTCTGCCTCGGCGCCGAGGTCTCGTTCCTCTCGGTCGTCGGCGACGACCCCGAGGGCGAGTCCGTCGTGCGGCAGCTCGCGCGGCGGGGCATCGATCCGGCGGACGTCCTGTCCCAGCGCGGGCGGAGGACCCTGGCGAAGCAGCGAGTCCTCGCGGGATCGCAGCTCCTGCTCCGCCTTGATTCGGGGGACACCGGGCCGATCTCGCCCGAGGTCGAGGATCGCCTCGTCGATCGGCTCGTGGGCCTCTGGCGTCGCTGCGACGCGGCGGTGGTCTCGGATTACGGCTATGGCGTCCTTTCCCCCCGCGTGATCGGGAAGCTGGGGGAGCTGCAGTCCGACCTCCCGCGCATTTTGGTCGTCGATTCGAAGCGACTGGCCCTCTATCGCGACGCGAGTCCGACGGCCGTGAAGCCGAACTGCCGCGAGGCCCTGCGCCTGCTGGACGTGCCCGGGCCCTCTTCGGCCTCGGAGCGCGTCGACTGGATGGCCGCGCGGGGGGCGAGGATCCTGGACATCTCCGGCGCCCGCATCGCCTCGGTGACGCTCGACTCCGAGGGGGCCCTCGTCTTCGAGCGCGACCGGCCGGCGTACCGGACCTTCGCCAAGGCCGACCGCGACTCGCGGGTCGCCGGCGCGGGGGACACCTTCGCGGCCACGATCGCCCTGGCCCTGGCGGCGGGTGCGGAGACGCCCGCGGCCGCCGACCTCGCCTCGGCCGCCTCGGCCGTGGTGATCGGCAAGGAAGGCACGGCGACCTGCTCCGCGGCCGAGCTCCGCGACAGGGTCTCGCCGGCCGGCAAGTCGCTCGCCGATCGGGCGGAGCTGGCCGATTGCGTCGCGGGCCATCGCCGCCTCGGCCGCCGAATCGTCTTCACGAACGGCTGCTTCGACATCCTCCACCGGGGCCACATCTCGTACCTCAGCCGGGCCAAGGCGCTCGGCGACGTGCTCATCGTCGGCGTCAACTCGGACGAGGGGATCCGCCGGCTCAAGGGGCCGACCCGCCCGATCAACGCCCTGGAGGACCGGCTCCAGGTCCTCTCGGCCCTGAGCTGCGTCGATCACGTAATCCCGTTCGACGAGCCCACCCCGCACGAGCTGATCCGCGTCGTCCGCCCGGACACCTTCGTCAAGGGCGGGGACTACACGCGGGCCACACTCCCCGAGGCGTCGCTCGTGGAGGAATTCGGCGGCACGGTGGAGATCCTGTCCTTCCTGGCCGACCGCTCGACCACCGACATCATCGCGAGGATCCGCCGCGCCTACGGCGAAGGGGCAGGGGGGGCGGACGGCCACCCGCCCCTCGGCGCTGCGGCCGACACGTGGGCCGACCACGCGCCGGCCCTCGGCGGGGGGAACGGTGTCTGA
- a CDS encoding glycosyltransferase family 9 protein produces the protein MSTSDAWCRARHILCVRLDAMGDLLMTVPAIRALREAVPGRRVTLLTSPSGAEAAALIPCVDDVIIYDAPWMKAAAPRADPGPDLAIVERLARAGLEAAAIFAVYSQNPLPSAMLCYLAGIPLRLAHCRENPYQLLTDWVPEREPQQLIRHEVRRQLDLVAAVGCRAADERMQIRIPEVARGRVDSWLGDQGLGTGTPWAVVHPGSTAASRRYPPQSYAEAATRLVRDHGVRLVFTGGASERETIQSIRLAMGGVASLSLAGELSLAELAALIGRAPLLISNNTGPVHVAASVGTPVVDLYALTNPQHTPWGVPSRVLNHDVPCKYCYKSVCPEGHHDCLRLVTPGQVVAAAIELLGLAGPMARAETTGSVA, from the coding sequence ATGAGCACGAGCGACGCCTGGTGCCGAGCCCGCCACATCCTCTGCGTCCGCCTGGACGCGATGGGGGACCTGCTCATGACGGTCCCCGCGATCCGGGCGCTGCGCGAGGCGGTCCCCGGCCGCCGCGTGACGCTGCTGACGTCGCCCTCGGGGGCCGAGGCCGCCGCGCTCATCCCCTGCGTGGACGACGTGATCATCTACGACGCGCCCTGGATGAAGGCCGCGGCCCCACGCGCCGATCCCGGCCCGGACCTCGCGATCGTGGAGCGGCTCGCCCGGGCCGGCCTCGAGGCGGCGGCGATCTTCGCGGTATACAGCCAGAATCCCCTCCCGTCGGCCATGCTCTGCTACCTGGCCGGGATCCCGCTCCGCCTGGCCCACTGCCGGGAGAACCCGTATCAGTTGCTCACGGACTGGGTCCCCGAGCGCGAGCCGCAGCAGCTCATCCGCCACGAGGTTCGCCGGCAGCTCGACCTGGTCGCCGCGGTCGGCTGCCGCGCGGCCGATGAGCGGATGCAGATCCGGATCCCCGAGGTCGCGAGAGGACGCGTCGATTCCTGGCTGGGGGACCAAGGCCTCGGGACGGGCACCCCCTGGGCCGTGGTCCACCCCGGCTCGACGGCCGCCTCGCGGCGCTATCCGCCGCAGTCGTACGCGGAGGCCGCGACGCGGCTCGTCCGCGACCACGGGGTCCGGCTGGTGTTCACGGGAGGCGCGTCGGAGCGGGAGACGATCCAGTCGATCCGCCTGGCGATGGGCGGCGTCGCGTCGCTCTCGCTGGCGGGCGAGCTGAGCCTCGCCGAGCTCGCGGCCCTGATCGGCCGCGCGCCTTTGCTGATCTCGAACAACACCGGCCCGGTCCACGTCGCCGCGTCGGTGGGTACGCCGGTGGTGGACCTGTACGCGCTGACCAACCCGCAGCACACCCCCTGGGGAGTGCCGAGTCGGGTCCTCAATCACGACGTCCCCTGCAAGTACTGCTACAAGAGCGTCTGCCCGGAGGGGCACCACGACTGCCTCCGCCTCGTCACGCCCGGCCAGGTCGTCGCCGCGGCGATCGAGCTGCTGGGGCTGGCCGGCCCAATGGCGCGAGCCGAGACGACCGGATCCGTGGCCTGA
- a CDS encoding carbamoyltransferase family protein has protein sequence MYTLGINAAYHDSSACLVRDGVVVAASEDERFTHIKHAKRPVPFSTWELPFHAIDDCLKHAGITLAEVDHVAYSYDPHLLLGRHARDATITLPLEPSAHPRPAEWEAAWDPLFLSSIVNAPRQLADGAPHHLRDRFRGVRPDGPFRWHFVAHHLAHAASAFHVSPFEEAAVMTLDGRGEKATTGYAVGRGSDLEWLGQVHMPHSLGLLYEDVTDYLGFLRSSDEYKVMALASYGKPRYASEFRKMIRLGDGGDYAIEPTRLEERFGPARRRGGPLEARHFDIAHSLQAVLEETVVELSRWLHAASGCGDLCMAGGVALNCVMNARVRDRGPFRRVWIQPAAGDAGTSLGAAVWVDAKERGDGTRPYTMDHAYLGPSYGDDEIEAFLKWSKLPYRRLHDVAGQTAEILARDEVIGWFQGRMEFGPRALGSRSILASPIHPEMQARLNEIKDREDFRPVAPVVLEEAASEWFDGAGVSPFMLFIHDVRPDKADRIPAVRHTDGTARIQTVNRAQHPLYYDLIKAFAARTGVPVLVNTSFNTRGEPIVCTPRDAVESFWTSPLDALVIGSFLLEKRRTEA, from the coding sequence ATGTATACCCTCGGGATCAACGCCGCCTACCACGACTCGTCCGCCTGCCTCGTCCGCGACGGCGTGGTGGTCGCCGCGTCGGAGGACGAGCGGTTCACGCACATCAAGCACGCCAAACGCCCTGTCCCCTTCTCGACGTGGGAGCTCCCGTTCCACGCGATCGACGACTGCCTGAAGCACGCGGGGATCACCCTGGCCGAGGTGGACCACGTCGCCTATTCGTACGACCCGCACCTGCTGCTAGGGAGGCACGCGAGAGACGCGACGATCACGCTGCCGCTCGAGCCCAGCGCGCATCCGAGGCCGGCGGAGTGGGAGGCGGCCTGGGATCCCCTCTTCCTCTCGTCGATCGTCAACGCGCCCCGGCAACTCGCCGACGGCGCCCCGCACCACCTGCGCGACCGGTTCCGGGGCGTCCGGCCCGATGGACCCTTCCGCTGGCACTTCGTCGCCCACCACCTGGCCCACGCGGCGAGCGCCTTCCACGTCTCGCCGTTCGAGGAGGCGGCGGTGATGACGCTCGACGGCCGCGGCGAGAAGGCGACCACGGGCTACGCCGTCGGCCGGGGGAGCGACCTCGAATGGCTCGGCCAGGTCCACATGCCGCACTCGCTGGGCCTCCTGTATGAAGACGTGACCGACTACCTCGGCTTCCTCCGCTCGTCGGACGAGTACAAGGTGATGGCGCTGGCCTCCTACGGGAAGCCGCGGTACGCGTCCGAGTTCCGCAAGATGATCCGGCTCGGCGACGGCGGGGACTACGCGATCGAGCCGACGCGACTGGAGGAGCGGTTCGGCCCGGCCCGCCGCCGCGGCGGCCCGCTCGAGGCCCGGCACTTCGACATCGCCCACTCGCTGCAGGCCGTCCTCGAGGAGACCGTCGTTGAGCTGTCGCGATGGCTGCACGCCGCCTCCGGCTGCGGGGATCTCTGCATGGCCGGCGGCGTCGCGCTGAACTGCGTGATGAACGCCCGCGTGCGCGACCGCGGCCCGTTCCGGCGGGTCTGGATCCAGCCCGCGGCCGGCGACGCCGGTACTTCGCTGGGCGCGGCCGTCTGGGTGGACGCGAAGGAGCGGGGCGACGGCACCCGGCCGTACACGATGGACCACGCCTACCTCGGCCCGAGCTACGGCGACGACGAGATCGAGGCCTTCCTCAAGTGGTCGAAGCTCCCCTATCGCCGCCTCCACGACGTCGCCGGGCAGACGGCGGAGATCCTCGCGCGAGACGAGGTCATCGGCTGGTTCCAGGGGCGCATGGAGTTCGGCCCCAGGGCCCTCGGCTCGCGGTCGATCCTGGCCTCCCCGATCCACCCGGAGATGCAGGCGAGGCTCAACGAGATCAAGGATCGCGAGGATTTCCGCCCGGTCGCCCCGGTCGTCCTGGAGGAGGCGGCGTCCGAGTGGTTCGACGGCGCCGGGGTCTCGCCCTTCATGCTGTTCATCCACGACGTGCGCCCGGACAAGGCCGACCGCATCCCGGCCGTCCGGCACACCGACGGCACGGCGCGGATCCAGACGGTGAACCGAGCCCAGCACCCGCTCTACTACGACCTGATCAAGGCCTTCGCCGCCCGCACGGGGGTCCCGGTGCTGGTCAACACGTCGTTCAACACCCGGGGCGAGCCGATCGTCTGCACCCCGAGGGACGCGGTCGAATCGTTCTGGACCTCGCCGCTGGACGCGCTCGTGATCGGCTCGTTCCTGCTCGAGAAGCGGCGGACGGAGGCGTGA
- a CDS encoding glycosyltransferase family 2 protein, with product MTLRATIVVPTYRRPDLLDRCLQALTALDFDPAEGEIVVADDAGSEETRTQVEGWARRSAIPIRYATPASAHGPAAARNAGWRAGQGGIVAFTDDDCIPDPRWLAEGVAAIEAGADAASGRVVVPLPERPTDYERDAAGLARAEFVTASCFVRRDVLESVGGFDERYAQAWREDSDLQFALLERGCRIDRASRAVVVHPVRPAPWGISLRQQRKSLFNALLYKKFPDRYRRQIRASPPWDYYATIGAMATAAAAAYSGSPRIALAAAAIWAALTVRFCARRLRHAATDPRHVLEMAVTSALIPPLSVFWRLYGAFKFRVLFL from the coding sequence ATGACCTTGCGAGCCACGATCGTGGTCCCCACCTACCGGAGGCCGGACCTGCTGGACCGCTGCCTCCAGGCCCTCACCGCCCTGGACTTCGACCCGGCGGAGGGCGAGATCGTCGTGGCGGACGACGCCGGGAGCGAGGAGACGCGGACGCAGGTCGAGGGGTGGGCACGCCGCTCGGCGATCCCGATCCGTTATGCGACGCCCGCCTCGGCCCACGGGCCTGCCGCGGCCCGGAACGCGGGATGGCGGGCGGGGCAGGGGGGCATCGTCGCCTTCACCGACGACGACTGCATCCCCGACCCGCGCTGGCTGGCGGAGGGCGTGGCCGCGATCGAAGCGGGCGCCGACGCCGCCTCCGGTCGCGTCGTCGTCCCGCTCCCGGAGCGGCCGACGGACTACGAGCGCGACGCCGCCGGCCTCGCGCGGGCGGAGTTCGTGACCGCCAGCTGCTTCGTCCGGCGTGATGTCCTGGAGTCCGTGGGCGGCTTCGACGAACGGTACGCCCAGGCCTGGCGGGAGGACAGCGACCTCCAGTTCGCCCTCCTGGAGCGGGGGTGCCGCATCGACCGGGCCTCGCGGGCGGTCGTCGTCCATCCGGTCCGCCCGGCCCCGTGGGGGATCAGCCTCCGGCAGCAGCGCAAGAGCCTATTCAACGCCCTCCTGTACAAGAAATTCCCGGATCGATACCGGCGGCAAATCCGGGCCTCGCCCCCCTGGGACTACTACGCGACCATCGGGGCGATGGCGACGGCAGCAGCCGCGGCCTACTCCGGTTCCCCGCGGATCGCACTGGCGGCGGCCGCCATCTGGGCGGCACTCACCGTCCGGTTCTGCGCCCGCCGCCTGCGGCACGCGGCGACCGACCCTCGCCACGTGCTCGAGATGGCCGTGACCTCGGCCCTGATCCCGCCGCTCTCGGTGTTCTGGCGGCTGTACGGGGCGTTCAAGTTCCGCGTCCTCTTCCTGTGA